A genomic segment from Truepera sp. encodes:
- a CDS encoding metallophosphoesterase, translating to MRIAVLADVHGNLPALEAVLDDIERQDVDRIIVNGDSVNRGAQSVEVSRLLAQLPHEATLGNHDDLMVMVHERHKDLSDSLDDPFWAGNVVTSNLLADAGFLGGIRELPMTLRIEEPGAPSMLVSHGSPRHYREGYGPSLTPEVISEIVEDYPADVLVGSHTHRPHLQRWARYTVLNTGSVGAPFNGDPRAQYLILSLRGGTWLADFRRVPYDLSEAVAAYDASGLLDRGGLSTHIFRAELAHARSYIVPFLMRCEEGRLTRDWKGWEEYKVLRAERFELPTMEGAIRSSPEP from the coding sequence GTGCGTATAGCGGTTCTAGCAGACGTTCATGGCAACCTTCCCGCCCTCGAGGCGGTGCTGGACGACATTGAGCGCCAGGACGTGGACCGGATCATCGTCAACGGAGACTCCGTCAACCGGGGAGCGCAGAGCGTGGAAGTCTCGCGCCTGCTGGCCCAACTGCCACACGAGGCCACGCTAGGTAACCACGACGACCTGATGGTCATGGTGCACGAACGGCACAAGGACCTCTCCGATAGCCTCGACGATCCCTTCTGGGCGGGCAACGTCGTGACCTCGAACCTGCTCGCGGACGCCGGTTTCCTGGGCGGCATCCGCGAGTTGCCCATGACCTTGCGGATCGAGGAGCCCGGCGCTCCTTCCATGCTGGTCTCTCACGGCAGCCCGCGCCATTACCGAGAGGGGTACGGACCGTCCCTCACGCCCGAGGTCATCTCGGAGATCGTCGAGGATTACCCGGCCGACGTTCTCGTAGGCTCTCACACGCATAGGCCGCACCTGCAGCGCTGGGCGCGCTACACGGTCCTCAACACGGGTTCCGTGGGGGCGCCGTTCAACGGCGACCCCCGCGCGCAGTACCTCATCCTCAGCCTGCGCGGTGGCACCTGGCTGGCCGATTTCCGGCGCGTGCCCTACGACCTCAGCGAGGCCGTTGCGGCCTACGACGCCTCCGGCCTGCTGGACCGGGGCGGCCTGTCGACGCACATCTTCCGCGCCGAGCTGGCGCACGCGCGCTCGTACATCGTGCCCTTCCTGATGCGTTGCGAGGAGGGCCGGCTGACGCGCGACTGGAAGGGTTGGGAGGAGTACAAGGTCTTGCGGGCGGAGCGCTTCGAACTCCCGACGATGGAGGGGGCGATCCGGTCGTCGCCCGAGCCGTGA
- the aroE gene encoding shikimate dehydrogenase: MTRALEQRSAWIIAHPVGHSLSPVMHNAAFAATGFAARYAALDVAPAALTQVFGRLRGADALGANVSLPHKQAAARLVDELAPEAAALGAVNTVVNQAGVLLGSNTDVGGFLDGLLELAPELGPGGFTALVLGAGGAARAVVWGLVGLGAEVVIVNRDAVRAGELVSRLETAGLRRGRALAATADKIEPGAFDLVVNTTTVGMAGGPAATALPLLERSQLERLRGGAVVSDLVYRPAVTPLLAAAAEVGLRRQNGVAMLVGQGARSFEAWTGLPAPVAVMRAAVEEALAG; encoded by the coding sequence GTGACACGGGCGCTGGAGCAGCGGTCGGCCTGGATCATCGCTCACCCCGTGGGCCACTCCCTGAGCCCGGTGATGCACAACGCCGCGTTCGCCGCCACCGGTTTCGCGGCGCGTTACGCAGCGCTCGACGTGGCGCCGGCCGCCCTGACCCAGGTCTTCGGGCGGCTGCGCGGCGCCGACGCCCTGGGGGCCAACGTGTCGCTGCCGCACAAGCAGGCGGCGGCCCGGCTGGTAGACGAGCTCGCGCCCGAGGCCGCCGCGCTGGGAGCGGTCAACACGGTCGTTAACCAGGCCGGGGTGCTGCTGGGTAGCAACACCGACGTTGGGGGGTTCCTGGACGGCCTGCTCGAACTGGCGCCCGAGCTGGGGCCCGGCGGTTTCACCGCGCTCGTCCTGGGCGCCGGGGGCGCCGCGCGCGCCGTGGTCTGGGGCCTCGTCGGCCTGGGGGCCGAGGTCGTGATCGTCAACAGGGACGCCGTCCGCGCCGGGGAGCTGGTGAGCCGGCTCGAGACCGCCGGGCTCAGACGGGGGCGGGCGCTCGCGGCAACCGCAGACAAGATCGAACCCGGGGCCTTCGACCTCGTCGTCAACACCACCACGGTCGGCATGGCGGGCGGGCCGGCCGCTACAGCGCTCCCGCTTCTCGAGCGGTCCCAGTTGGAGCGCCTGCGCGGGGGCGCCGTGGTCTCGGACCTGGTGTACCGCCCTGCCGTCACGCCGCTGCTCGCGGCCGCCGCCGAGGTCGGCCTCAGGCGCCAGAACGGCGTGGCCATGCTCGTGGGCCAGGGGGCGCGCTCGTTCGAGGCCTGGACCGGGCTGCCCGCCCCCGTGGCCGTCATGCGCGCGGCCGTAGAGGAGGCGCTGGCCGGTTGA
- a CDS encoding GntG family PLP-dependent aldolase: MFAVDLRSDTVTVPTAEMREAMARAEVGDDVYAEDPTVNRLQDLAAEMIGFEGALFVPSGTMSNQIALAVHVRRGSEVIVPMGAHVYEYEPGAMAVISGALPRLVEAPRGAPTPGGVRAAIRRSGHQAPTGLVVLENTHNLAGGAVVPLATVAAIQAVAAEEGLPTHLDGARAFNAAAALGVTIADVTRGFDSVSICLSKGLGAPVGSLLLGSNAFLQEAHRYRKLLGGGMRQAGVLAAAGMIALTRMPQLLPADHARARRLAEALATTPGIGIDMGSVQTNMVYATVADSAALVKRCAARGVGVGAMGPTTVRLVTHHQVNDADLELATQVVTEEARALAAAA; this comes from the coding sequence ATGTTCGCCGTCGACCTGCGTTCCGATACCGTGACCGTCCCTACCGCCGAGATGCGTGAAGCCATGGCTCGCGCCGAGGTGGGCGATGACGTTTACGCCGAGGACCCCACCGTCAACCGCTTGCAAGACTTGGCCGCCGAGATGATCGGGTTCGAGGGCGCACTGTTCGTGCCCTCGGGCACCATGAGTAACCAGATCGCGCTGGCCGTTCACGTCAGGCGTGGCTCCGAGGTGATCGTCCCGATGGGGGCGCACGTCTACGAGTACGAGCCGGGAGCCATGGCCGTCATCTCGGGCGCCCTGCCCCGCCTGGTGGAGGCGCCACGAGGCGCCCCGACTCCTGGGGGCGTGCGGGCCGCCATCAGGCGCAGCGGGCACCAGGCGCCCACGGGCCTCGTCGTGCTCGAGAACACCCACAATCTGGCGGGCGGCGCAGTGGTGCCGCTGGCAACGGTGGCCGCGATCCAGGCGGTGGCCGCGGAGGAGGGCCTGCCCACCCATCTCGACGGCGCCAGGGCCTTCAACGCGGCCGCGGCGCTGGGCGTCACCATCGCGGACGTAACACGCGGTTTCGACAGCGTATCGATCTGTCTATCTAAAGGCCTAGGGGCTCCCGTGGGTAGCCTCCTGCTCGGCAGTAACGCGTTCCTGCAGGAGGCACATCGTTACCGCAAGTTGCTCGGCGGGGGCATGCGCCAGGCCGGCGTACTGGCCGCGGCCGGCATGATCGCCCTGACGCGGATGCCGCAGCTACTGCCGGCAGATCATGCCCGGGCGCGGCGCCTGGCGGAAGCGCTGGCCACCACACCCGGCATCGGCATCGACATGGGCTCGGTGCAGACGAACATGGTCTATGCCACCGTGGCCGACTCGGCCGCCTTGGTAAAGCGCTGCGCGGCTCGCGGCGTTGGCGTTGGCGCCATGGGACCGACCACGGTGCGGTTGGTGACGCACCACCAAGTGAACGACGCCGACCTGGAACTCGCCACCCAGGTCGTTACCGAGGAGGCCCGCGCCCTGGCCGCCGCGGCGTGA
- a CDS encoding RsiV family protein has protein sequence MIERAHNLLPWSVRHVVALLVAALLGVAAAADAAPWRALYAGALATDNVVVDLTLIDATSAHARVLLAKEGVMLTGSGTVKDADSIEIDLHPDVPTSTPSFALLYLINGAGDEEAVPATGHLSARLNPSWQDDGANLTMTLTLNGHSQATTLPRVAQYAYLRLTEGRLDAGAAWPRFGSRALQVVGNAFEAEANGNVGTFISEGREGVDEDNLGWGWTNDAYVDLAGAAGDYVSFLLSTTNYTGGAHPNSYYGSRLYELQPGGARLLDLGDLFSKNVDWVEPVTDLITADLAKQGAAWIEDGSVSVTPEDLSTFALGPTGITFVFDPYAMGPYVQGAFLVTLPYSEVADLAPSDGPIAAFMNGLQPEAFR, from the coding sequence ATGATTGAACGAGCACACAACTTACTGCCTTGGTCGGTGCGCCACGTCGTCGCCCTCTTGGTGGCCGCACTCCTCGGGGTGGCCGCCGCGGCCGACGCCGCCCCCTGGCGCGCGCTCTACGCGGGCGCGTTGGCTACCGACAACGTGGTCGTGGACCTGACCCTGATCGATGCCACCAGCGCGCACGCGAGGGTGCTGCTCGCCAAGGAAGGCGTAATGCTTACCGGGTCGGGAACGGTGAAAGACGCCGACAGCATCGAGATCGACCTGCACCCGGACGTTCCCACCTCCACGCCCAGCTTCGCCCTCCTCTACCTGATCAACGGCGCCGGCGACGAGGAGGCCGTACCCGCAACGGGCCACCTGAGCGCCCGCCTGAACCCCAGTTGGCAGGACGACGGCGCCAACCTGACTATGACGCTCACGCTGAACGGCCACTCGCAGGCCACCACGTTGCCACGGGTAGCGCAGTACGCGTACCTGCGTTTGACCGAGGGCAGGCTCGACGCCGGCGCCGCGTGGCCGCGCTTCGGTTCGCGAGCCCTCCAAGTCGTCGGCAACGCCTTCGAGGCGGAGGCCAACGGCAACGTCGGAACGTTCATCTCCGAGGGCCGCGAGGGCGTCGACGAGGACAACCTCGGCTGGGGTTGGACGAACGACGCTTACGTCGACCTGGCGGGTGCAGCGGGCGACTACGTGAGTTTCCTCCTGAGCACCACCAACTACACGGGCGGCGCCCACCCGAACTCCTACTACGGCTCGCGGCTCTACGAGTTGCAGCCTGGCGGGGCGCGCCTTCTCGACCTCGGCGACCTGTTCTCGAAGAACGTCGACTGGGTGGAACCCGTGACGGACCTGATAACCGCCGACCTGGCCAAGCAAGGGGCCGCCTGGATAGAAGACGGGAGCGTGAGCGTGACGCCCGAAGACCTGTCGACCTTCGCCCTGGGGCCCACGGGCATCACGTTCGTGTTCGATCCTTACGCCATGGGGCCCTACGTACAGGGGGCGTTCCTCGTCACCTTGCCGTACTCCGAGGTCGCCGACCTGGCGCCGTCCGACGGGCCCATCGCCGCCTTCATGAACGGCCTGCAGCCCGAAGCCTTCAGGTGA
- a CDS encoding thioredoxin domain-containing protein, with amino-acid sequence MNSQRLTLLTIIIAVLVVLAAVIVPRLTSSKQPAAVATIDYSAQPRLGDPDAPVKIAVFLDFLCPHCADFSENEAPTIVREFVDTGKASLYYLNFPVIDPAVRSRYLAVLGECVYQQSNDAFFKLEPIWMRAQSQVARDTSRALDLAVEYAPELDAAQLRTCVSTSATADAVRTDEAIAREANVTGTPSVLIDGVLLANPSLANIRSAVEAASR; translated from the coding sequence ATGAACTCTCAACGCCTGACGTTGCTGACCATAATCATCGCGGTGCTGGTGGTCCTCGCGGCCGTCATCGTGCCGCGGCTCACCTCGAGCAAGCAGCCCGCGGCCGTGGCGACCATCGACTACTCGGCCCAGCCGCGCCTTGGCGATCCGGACGCACCCGTGAAGATCGCCGTGTTCCTCGACTTCCTCTGCCCCCACTGCGCCGACTTCAGCGAGAACGAGGCGCCGACGATCGTGAGGGAGTTCGTCGACACGGGCAAGGCGTCGCTTTACTACCTCAACTTCCCGGTCATCGACCCGGCGGTGCGCTCGCGCTACCTGGCCGTGCTCGGCGAGTGCGTCTACCAGCAGAGCAACGACGCCTTCTTCAAGCTCGAGCCCATCTGGATGCGGGCTCAGAGCCAGGTCGCGCGTGACACGAGCAGGGCCCTCGACCTTGCCGTCGAGTACGCCCCCGAGCTCGACGCCGCGCAGCTGCGCACGTGCGTCTCGACGAGTGCCACGGCCGACGCCGTGCGCACCGACGAGGCCATCGCACGCGAGGCCAACGTGACCGGAACGCCCTCCGTGCTGATCGACGGAGTCCTTCTCGCCAACCCCTCCCTCGCCAATATCCGCAGCGCCGTTGAGGCCGCCTCGCGATGA
- a CDS encoding ComEA family DNA-binding protein, with the protein MRAIHRDRLTQVLLLGCLGLVALVAAEACARPVAPLLVQPAIRMSVEGEVARPGAYEVDFGARVADLVDLAGGFSPAAARALVPLAAPLTDGQVVVVPGVGGAGNAPRVSLNAATLGELESLPGVGPATARRIVEHRPYSRVNDLLRVPGIGPKKLEMLRHAVTL; encoded by the coding sequence ATGCGCGCCATCCACCGTGACCGCCTCACGCAGGTGTTGCTCCTGGGCTGCCTCGGCCTGGTGGCGCTCGTTGCCGCGGAGGCGTGCGCGCGGCCCGTGGCGCCCCTGCTGGTCCAGCCTGCAATCAGGATGTCGGTCGAGGGCGAGGTCGCCCGGCCCGGGGCGTACGAGGTCGACTTCGGGGCGCGGGTCGCCGACTTGGTCGACCTCGCCGGCGGGTTCTCGCCGGCGGCGGCCCGCGCGCTGGTGCCGCTCGCGGCGCCGTTGACCGATGGGCAGGTCGTGGTGGTGCCCGGGGTAGGCGGCGCGGGCAACGCGCCCCGGGTTTCGCTCAACGCCGCAACCCTTGGAGAGTTGGAGTCGCTACCCGGCGTTGGCCCCGCCACCGCCCGCCGCATAGTCGAGCACAGGCCCTACTCGCGCGTGAACGATCTGTTGCGCGTGCCGGGTATCGGCCCGAAGAAGCTGGAGATGCTCCGCCACGCGGTCACCCTGTGA
- a CDS encoding disulfide oxidoreductase: MRTGRPGLLYPAWVVAIVATLGSLYFSEIRHFPPCTLCWYQRILMYPLVLLLGVATFKQDRGVLKYALPLSVLGVLVSGYHILVERIPGFGAGVCSSGVPCNVKYIEWLGFITIPTMSFVAFVLVTVLLVLKANRPRTVATSPAR, from the coding sequence ATGAGGACCGGCCGCCCGGGCCTCCTCTATCCCGCCTGGGTGGTGGCCATCGTGGCCACCCTGGGCTCGCTCTACTTCTCGGAGATCAGGCACTTCCCGCCGTGCACGCTCTGCTGGTACCAGCGCATCCTCATGTACCCGCTGGTCTTGCTGTTAGGCGTGGCCACGTTCAAGCAGGACCGCGGCGTCCTCAAGTACGCGCTGCCTCTTAGCGTTCTCGGCGTGCTCGTGAGCGGCTATCACATCCTGGTGGAACGCATCCCCGGCTTCGGCGCGGGCGTGTGCTCGAGCGGGGTGCCTTGCAACGTCAAGTACATCGAATGGCTGGGGTTCATCACGATACCCACGATGTCCTTCGTCGCCTTCGTCCTCGTTACCGTGTTGCTGGTCCTCAAGGCGAACCGGCCCCGCACGGTGGCCACTTCACCCGCTCGATAA
- a CDS encoding YhdH/YhfP family quinone oxidoreductase, which produces MSEFVPPATYRALRVFAEGDSVRREVVDVPWDSLPDHDVTVRVSHSSLNYKDALSATGNRGVSRNYPHTPGIDAAGTVVASRDPRFAPGDEVLCTGYDLGMDTPGGLAEYVRTPGDWLVKRPAGLAARDAMALGTAGFTAALAVDRMKQAGATPELGPAVVTGASGGVGTMAVALLADAGYEVVASTGKPGAAGLLELLGAASIAAREELSARSERPLLKARYAGGIDTVGGDTLAGLIKSTAIGGAVAACGLVGGAELSLTVLPFILRGVALMGVDSQHAPAAVRTAIWDRLAGDARLRSLLAHGELVRVVGLEELEPRILDTLAGLAVGRVVVKL; this is translated from the coding sequence ATGTCCGAGTTCGTTCCGCCCGCCACTTACCGCGCGCTGCGCGTGTTCGCCGAAGGCGACTCAGTGCGCCGTGAGGTAGTCGACGTGCCGTGGGATTCGCTCCCTGACCACGACGTCACCGTCCGCGTCAGCCACTCGAGCCTCAACTACAAGGACGCCCTGTCTGCCACGGGGAACCGCGGCGTGAGCCGCAACTACCCACACACACCGGGGATAGACGCCGCAGGCACGGTGGTCGCTTCGCGAGATCCGCGCTTCGCTCCCGGAGACGAGGTTCTGTGCACGGGCTACGACCTGGGGATGGACACGCCCGGGGGGCTTGCCGAGTACGTGAGGACGCCAGGGGACTGGCTCGTCAAGCGGCCCGCGGGCCTGGCCGCTCGTGACGCGATGGCCCTCGGCACCGCCGGGTTCACCGCGGCGTTGGCCGTGGACCGGATGAAGCAGGCGGGGGCCACGCCCGAGCTCGGGCCGGCAGTGGTCACGGGGGCCTCGGGCGGCGTGGGCACCATGGCGGTGGCGCTTCTCGCCGACGCGGGCTACGAGGTCGTGGCCAGCACGGGCAAGCCGGGGGCCGCGGGCCTTCTCGAGCTGCTGGGGGCCGCGTCCATTGCCGCTCGCGAGGAACTGAGCGCCAGGAGCGAGCGGCCCCTACTGAAGGCGCGGTACGCCGGTGGCATAGACACCGTGGGGGGCGACACGTTGGCGGGGCTCATCAAGAGCACCGCCATCGGCGGCGCGGTCGCGGCGTGCGGCCTCGTAGGCGGCGCCGAGCTGTCGCTCACCGTCCTCCCGTTCATCCTGCGGGGGGTGGCGCTGATGGGCGTCGACTCCCAGCACGCCCCGGCAGCGGTGCGCACCGCCATCTGGGACCGTCTCGCCGGTGACGCGCGCCTGAGGTCGCTGCTGGCGCATGGCGAGCTGGTGCGCGTCGTGGGCCTCGAGGAGCTCGAGCCGCGCATCCTCGACACGCTTGCCGGCCTTGCCGTGGGGCGCGTGGTCGTAAAGCTGTAA
- the trmFO gene encoding methylenetetrahydrofolate--tRNA-(uracil(54)-C(5))-methyltransferase (FADH(2)-oxidizing) TrmFO, with product MGGATLARMKLTTERITVVGAGMAGSEAALAAARLGVPVDLIEMRPAKSTPAHRTGEFAELVCSNSFGGEGESNAKGLLQAEMVAANGVVMTSAHANRVPAGAALAVDRDAFSAAVTKSLRSEPLITVHERELERMEDGVVVLATGPLTSDALAADLERRLGQGFLGFYDAAAPVVAYDSIDMNVAFRKGRYGQAADYINLPFTVEEYDAFYAALEGARSHTPHDWEKLEFFEGCMPIEELARRGRDTLRFGPMKPVGLEHPETGERFHAVAQLRQEDQDGRMWSLVGFQTGLKWGDQKALVQLMPGLREAEVVRYGVMHRNTYLNAPRLLAPGLALRERPNVFVAGVLAGTEGYLESSATGWLAGTNAARSVLGMEGVVPPEESMLGGLVRYLSSANPDGFQPMNANWGLVPQLPKARGQGKRERREAMYRRGLAAFGAWLAEVNLGVAETA from the coding sequence GTGGGCGGTGCTACGCTGGCGCGGATGAAGCTGACCACGGAGCGCATAACGGTCGTCGGCGCCGGGATGGCCGGCAGCGAGGCCGCCCTGGCCGCCGCGCGCCTAGGCGTGCCCGTGGACCTGATCGAGATGCGTCCCGCCAAGTCGACGCCTGCGCACCGCACGGGCGAATTCGCCGAGCTGGTGTGCTCCAACTCGTTCGGCGGTGAGGGCGAGAGCAACGCCAAGGGGCTCCTTCAGGCCGAGATGGTCGCGGCCAACGGCGTGGTGATGACGAGCGCGCACGCCAACCGCGTGCCGGCGGGCGCGGCCCTGGCCGTGGACCGTGACGCCTTCTCCGCGGCCGTGACCAAATCACTGCGTTCGGAGCCGCTCATCACCGTCCACGAGCGGGAACTGGAGCGGATGGAGGACGGCGTCGTCGTGCTCGCGACCGGGCCGCTGACCTCGGACGCGCTGGCCGCCGACCTGGAACGGCGCCTTGGCCAGGGCTTCCTCGGCTTCTACGACGCGGCCGCGCCCGTCGTGGCGTACGACTCGATCGACATGAACGTCGCCTTCCGCAAGGGCCGTTACGGTCAGGCCGCCGACTACATCAACCTCCCCTTCACGGTGGAGGAGTACGACGCCTTCTACGCCGCTCTGGAGGGGGCCCGGTCGCACACGCCACACGATTGGGAGAAGCTCGAGTTCTTCGAGGGCTGCATGCCCATCGAGGAACTGGCCCGCCGGGGCCGCGATACGTTGCGCTTCGGCCCCATGAAGCCCGTAGGACTCGAGCACCCGGAAACGGGCGAGCGCTTCCACGCCGTGGCGCAACTGCGCCAGGAGGACCAGGACGGCCGCATGTGGTCGCTGGTCGGGTTCCAGACGGGGCTCAAGTGGGGCGATCAGAAGGCCCTGGTTCAGCTCATGCCGGGCCTGCGGGAGGCCGAGGTCGTGCGCTACGGCGTCATGCACCGCAACACCTACCTCAACGCGCCACGCTTGCTGGCGCCCGGCCTGGCCCTCAGGGAGCGGCCGAACGTGTTCGTCGCGGGCGTGCTTGCCGGCACCGAGGGCTACCTGGAATCGTCGGCAACGGGTTGGCTGGCGGGCACCAACGCCGCGCGCAGCGTGCTCGGCATGGAGGGCGTCGTGCCCCCGGAGGAGAGCATGCTGGGCGGCCTCGTCCGCTACCTCTCGAGCGCCAACCCCGACGGCTTCCAGCCCATGAACGCCAACTGGGGCCTGGTGCCGCAGTTGCCCAAGGCCAGGGGTCAGGGTAAGCGCGAGCGCCGGGAGGCCATGTACCGCCGCGGGCTCGCGGCGTTCGGCGCCTGGCTGGCCGAGGTGAACCTAGGGGTGGCCGAGACGGCCTGA
- a CDS encoding DUF983 domain-containing protein, which translates to MAGRCPNCGAPGAFSSPWGLKATCDSCGVRFEREPGAWLGAWVLTYAAATLALVVLALVLILNFGLFAGLEWLLVVAGALLVVALYRPVKGWWLWWLWAAGFVTRDGETD; encoded by the coding sequence ATGGCGGGCCGGTGCCCGAACTGCGGCGCCCCTGGGGCATTCTCGAGTCCGTGGGGCCTCAAGGCCACTTGCGACTCCTGCGGCGTGAGGTTCGAGCGGGAGCCCGGGGCGTGGCTGGGCGCCTGGGTGTTGACGTACGCCGCCGCCACGCTGGCCCTGGTCGTCCTCGCGCTGGTGTTGATCCTCAACTTCGGGCTCTTCGCCGGGCTCGAGTGGTTGCTGGTGGTTGCCGGCGCGCTCTTGGTCGTCGCGTTATACCGGCCGGTGAAGGGCTGGTGGCTCTGGTGGCTGTGGGCCGCCGGATTCGTGACCCGTGACGGTGAGACCGACTAG
- a CDS encoding superoxide dismutase — protein sequence MAFKLPDLPYATNALEPHIDARTMEIHHDKHHAAYTNNLNAAIEKHPELANKSAEELVSNVAGLPEDIRTAVQNNGGGYLNHNLFWEIMGPKGGGVPSGALAAAIDKAFGSFAAFQEKFAAAAASRFGSGWAWLVVTGSGGLKVYSTANQDSPLMQGDKPVLGLDVWEHAYYLHYQNRRPDYVKAFWNVVDWHAVAAKFDAAS from the coding sequence ATGGCCTTCAAACTGCCCGATCTACCCTACGCCACCAACGCTCTGGAGCCGCACATCGACGCGCGCACCATGGAGATCCACCACGACAAGCACCACGCGGCGTACACCAACAACCTCAACGCGGCGATCGAGAAGCACCCCGAGCTGGCGAACAAGAGCGCGGAGGAACTCGTTTCCAACGTCGCCGGTCTGCCGGAGGACATCCGCACCGCCGTCCAGAACAACGGCGGCGGCTACCTCAACCACAACCTCTTCTGGGAGATCATGGGCCCGAAGGGCGGCGGCGTACCCTCCGGTGCGCTCGCGGCGGCCATCGACAAGGCCTTCGGCTCCTTCGCAGCCTTCCAGGAGAAGTTCGCCGCCGCGGCAGCCAGCCGCTTCGGTTCCGGCTGGGCCTGGCTCGTCGTGACCGGCAGTGGCGGCCTCAAGGTCTACTCGACGGCCAACCAGGACTCCCCGCTCATGCAGGGCGACAAGCCCGTGCTTGGGCTCGACGTCTGGGAGCACGCCTACTACCTGCACTACCAGAACCGCCGCCCAGACTACGTGAAGGCCTTCTGGAACGTCGTCGACTGGCACGCGGTGGCCGCCAAGTTCGACGCGGCGAGCTAG